A genomic window from Thermoplasmata archaeon includes:
- a CDS encoding cation-transporting P-type ATPase — protein sequence MAKSADDASETVRLWARLPLDQLYQELSTGPDGLTAVDAARRLDERGFNVLPEAKKTPLSRKALAQFKNLFNVLLIVAAILSFGTNTPQMGFAILAVVAIAVLFSLFQERRAERAVEALRLLVPEEAKVIREATTKKIPVSYVTVGDILSLEEGDKVPADARLVSAFELDVDNST from the coding sequence ATGGCGAAGTCGGCGGATGACGCATCGGAGACCGTGCGCCTCTGGGCCCGGCTCCCGCTGGACCAGCTCTACCAAGAACTCTCCACGGGGCCGGACGGCCTGACCGCGGTCGACGCCGCACGACGCCTCGACGAGCGCGGCTTCAACGTTCTTCCGGAAGCCAAGAAGACTCCGCTCTCGCGGAAGGCGCTCGCCCAGTTCAAGAACCTGTTCAACGTCCTCTTGATCGTCGCCGCGATCTTGTCATTCGGGACGAACACGCCCCAGATGGGGTTCGCGATCCTCGCCGTCGTTGCCATCGCGGTCTTGTTCAGCCTGTTCCAGGAGCGCCGGGCGGAGCGGGCCGTGGAGGCGCTCCGGCTGCTTGTCCCCGAAGAGGCCAAAGTGATCCGGGAGGCCACGACGAAGAAGATTCCCGTGTCCTACGTGACGGTGGGTGACATCCTTTCCCTCGAAGAGGGAGACAAGGTCCCCGCGGACGCGCGCCTAGTCAGCGCGTTTGAGCTCGACGTGGACAACTCAAC